DNA from Deltaproteobacteria bacterium:
AGGAGAGAGAGGAACTGAAGAAACAAGATCAAGAGGCCAAACAATTGGCGGATAAGATCAAGAAAGAAAAGGCAGAACTGGAAAAATTAAGGAAAGAAGCGCCGAAGAAAGAGAAGGCAAAAAAGATCAAAAAAGAAAAATTGAGCAAGAAGGAATTAAAGGAAAAGGCACAGGCGACCGCCTATTTTGGAGTGGGGGGCATTGACCCTACACCGGAATTTCTAGGACCGATCCGTGAGGTCGCACTCCTCTTGAAGCAGCATCCGGAGGTGAAACCTGTAAGGATCGAAGGACATACCGATAACACCGGAAGTCATACGCTGAATCTGGCCCTGTCACTCCGTCGGGCAGAAGCGGTCAAAGAAATTCTTATCCGCGAAGGGGTTGATCCTTCACGAATCGTTACAGCCGGTTTCAATGCCGACCGTCCCGTTGCGCCGAATATCACACGCAGGGAAAGACAACTGAATCGACGGGTCGAGATTTTTATTGGAGACAAAGAGAAGAAGCGGGAACGTCATCGGATCAAAGAGAAGGAGCTCCGAAAAAATATCCATACCACTGCCTATTTTAGTGTTGGTGCCAACCACCCGAGCCAGGAATCCACGCAATGGATCCGCAAGGCGGCTGCGCTGTTGCGTGAGCATCCGGAAATCAAAGAGATCGCCGTGGAGGGACATACCGATAACATTGGAGATCGTTCCAAGAATGTCGACCTCTCACTTCAACGAGCGGAGGCGGTAAAAGAGATTCTGGTTCGGGAAGGGATCGATCCCTCCAGGATTATGACCTTCGGATTCAATGCCGATCGCCCGGTGGCAGCCGATAACACACCCAGTGAGCGACAATTAAATCGGCGGGTTGAAATTATGGTTGGGGATTATTAATGACGGTGGTAACCACGCTGCTGTCCTGGAGAAGTCGGCCGTCCTAGGAGAAGATTCCCTTCATGCCAAACTCGAATCGACCGATGCATCGGTTCAGGCCCCATTTTCTGGAGTTGAATCAGGATCTCCACCACACGGGCCAGTCGATCATTGTTCTTTTGGAGTAATTCAAGCGCCCTTTTTTGGTCCGGCGACAGTGGCCCCGAACGTTTGTCCGTCATCACGATCTCGGTAGCCAGCTTGATATTGCACAGGGACGACCTTACTTCTCGCCAAAGAAATTGCTTCGTCATTCTCACAGTCCTCCCTTCCTGCCTGTCTTATGGCACCGTCATTTCGATAGACCAACTTAAAAAACCGGCACAGGTACCTGCTGATTCCGTAAATGAGATATCAATACAATCATTCGCCGTAATCGCTACCGTATTAACAGCATCGGCACACGTCTGACTGTTTGAGATCGAGCAGGTCAGTGCGGTATTAGAAAAGACACCGGTACAGCCGGTTGCCTTGCGTACGGTCAGCACACAGGTATCCCCCGATGCCTGAGCCGCACTCATATAAAAGTTCAAATTCTTGAGCGTCGCGGCAAAGGGGATATGAGTGCCAAGAGAGGCCTCCGCGGCACCACAAACCCCACCATAAGGATGGCAGGTGGTGCTGGCCGTAAGTGACACACTCGATCGGCCACTGATTAACGATCGATCGACACCGGTAGAGGCTGATGTAAGTCGACCATCCGCATCGACAGTGATCGAGGCGACGGTGTAACTACCCGGCGTGACAGCAGTCGAAGCAAGCTCCGAGGTTCCGACCGCATCCGCGGCAATATCGGCCGCCGCTATTGTATCCGCTGCGATATCATCGGTCGTGATCGTCGAATCCGTGATCTCCGCTGATTCAATCGTTTGTCCCAGAACCGAAAGCTCTCCAGCGGCATTGGGTAATGTGATTGATCTGTCGGCGGTCGGGTCAGCAGCGGAGAGCGTGATCTCAAAAAGATCGGCAGTCGCCCCTTCAAAGATCAGGCTTTGATTCGTCCCATCAATAAAGCAATCGCCACTCAAGCAGGAACCAACCGCTGTAATATCACCCGATCCCGAAGCGGTGGCCCAGGCGGGATTGGCCCCTGTTCCCAAGGTTTGGAGGAACTGCCCGGAGGTTCCGGCAGCAAGCCTGACCCAATCAGTACCACTATAATACATGACATCCCCCTGCGCATCGGAACCGAGCGCAATATCGGTCCCATCCACAGAGTTGTCAGCAACCGTCGGATTTGGATATGACCCCGTTAAATCCCCTCCCGCACTCGTCCCCGACGTCACGATGGTCCCCGTCTCATTCGGAATTGTCACAATCGTATCGGCACCCGGATCGCCCGTGAAGGCCAATCGATTCTCGAAGGTATTGACGGTGGCCCCTTCATAGACCAGCTCAGTTCCATTGTTTGTCCCATCAACAAACGCCGCCCCCGTCGTTGCATCCCCTACCGCTGATATATCTCCTGTCTCCGATCCGGATGAGGCAGCGGTCAATCTCCCGTCCGCATCCACCGTGATCGAGGCGATCGTGTAACTCCCAGCGGTCACTGCCGTCGCCGCTAACTCGGAGGCGTCAACCGCATTCGCAGCGATCTCGGTACTCCCAACCGCATCCGTTGCAATCTCATCACTCCCGACCGCATCGGTCCCGATATCCGCAGCGGCAATCGTTGCATCGGTGATCTCGCCTGATTCGATCGTCTGTCCCAAAACTGAGAACTCACCGCTCGCATCCGGTAATGTCACCGACCGGTCCGCCGTTGGATCGCCAGCCGAAAGAACAATTTCGAAAAGATTGGTGGTCGCCCCCTCGAATGTCAGGTTCTGATTCGTCCCATCAATAAAACAATCACCGGTTGTGCACGAACCGACAGAGGAAACATCACCTGTCTCGCTTCCCGTTGAGGCCGCTGTGAGTCTTCCGTCGGCGTCGACTGTAATGCTCGCCACGGTGTAGCTTCCCGCTGTCACCGTAGTGGCAGCAAGTTCGGAAGCCCCGATAGCATCGACAGCGATCTCTGCGGAACCGACGGCATCGGTGGCTATTTCAGAGCTGCCCACAGCGTCCGCAGCGATCTCATCACTCCCGACCGCATCGGTCCCGATATCCGCAGCGGCAATCGTTGCATCGGTGATCTCGCCTGATTCGATCGTCTGTCCCAAAACCGAGAACTCACCGCTCGCATCCGGTAATGTCACCGACCGGTCTGCCGTTGGATCCCCAGCCGAAAGAACAATTTCGAAAAGATTGGTGGTCGCCCCCTCGAATGTCAGGTTCTGATTCGTCCCATCAATAAAACAATCACCGGTTGTACAGGAACCGACAGAAGAAATATCACCGGTCTCGCTTCCTGTTGAGGCCGCTGTGAGTCTTCCGTCGGCGTCGACTGTAATGCTCGCCACGGTGTAACTTCCCGCTGTCACCGTAGTGGCAGCAAGTTCGGAAGCCCCGATAGCATCGACAGCGATCTCTGCGGAACCGACGGCATCGGTGGCTATTTCGGAGCTGCCTACAGCATCCGCAGCGATCTCTAACCCACCAACGGCATCGGTCGCAATTTCCGAGCCCCCAACAGCATCGGCAATAATCTCGGCGCTTCCGACAGCATCCGTCGCAATCTCTGCCGATCCGACACCGTCAGTCGCAATATCTCCTGCTGTAATCGTGTCCGCCGCAATCTCAGTCGTCGTGACGGCATCCGTTGCGATCTCCGCTGACCCAACGGCATCGGTCGCAATTTCAGAGCTGCCGATTGCATCCGCCGCGATATCGGCTGCAAGAATCGTATCCAGAGAAATCTCCGCGGTTGTGACCCCTCCCGCAGAAATTCCGATGACATCAGCGGCAACCGTAAGACCGTTACCAGCCCCCACATCGAGTGTCACACTGCCGGTGCTCCCACCCCCCGTCAGACCGGCCCCCGCAGTCACATCCGTAATATCACCACCACTCCCTGAGGGGGTGTCCCACGAGAGAACGCCGGCGCCACTTGTCTTCAAAAATTGACCAGAGGTTCCGTCGACGGAAGGCAAGGTCCAGATCTGGTTCGCGGAAATATCGTTGGGCGCCTTAAGGCCGACATAATTGGAACCGGTCGCCTCCAGTTCGCGAAACCTGAGCTCTGCCGTTTGTCCCGCGTCGGTACCAAAGGCCATCAGGACAAGACCATCAGCAGTCGTCCCATCAATTGTCACAAGGGTAAAAGTTCCTGTCGCTGGGGTTGTCCCGCCGATCACTGAATTATTGATCGTCCCCCCCGAAAGTGTCAGATTGTTATCCACCTCGGCATCGGAAACGACAGAACTTCCGGCAACGAGATCCGAGGCGGTCAAGGTATCCGAAACCTGCGTATCAGTGATCCCGGCCGCCGTGCTGATATCGGCACTGGTAATCGTCCCATCAGTAATCTCCGAAGATTCAATCGAAGTCCCCAGAACAGAACTGAGCGTCACATCACCCGATGCCCCACCCCCACTGAGACCCGTCCCTGCCGTCACGGCCGTGATATCACCTGTCCCACTGCTCACCATCCCATTCGCCGCCGAGGTAATACGACCATCGCCATCCACAACAATAGTCGCTAAGGTATATGTCCCCGGAGTCACTCCCGAAGAGGCGAGTTGGGTCGGACCGATAGCCCCCGTCCCGATATCGGATTCCTCAATGACACCGGCCCCGATATTCTCGCTCGTAATAATATCCTCCGCGAGAGAAAGCGCGATTTCAGCCACATCGGCCCTCTGGGACCAGGGAATGCTAAAGATTGCCAGACGCGGAGAAAACTCCCGATCCCCCTCAATCTGAACACCGAGGTAAAGCGACTCATTTTCAAAGAGATCCACGGGAAATGGAACAGTCGCCCCTAATTCTGCGGTAAAGACACCTTGATCAAAAGAAAGATTCTGTGCCTCTTCCCAAACGGGATCTGCCGAACTGGAATCAGGGTAGAGACGAAAGGTGACTTCCAAAAAACCACCGAGCGGGTTCCCTTCTTCATCCACAACAAAACCCTGGTGAAAAAGCCGATCCCGTGTCCCTGCAAGGGCAGCAAGGGGAAAAAGTAGAAGGAAAAGGAAGATGAGGATCTTGATCTTCATTCCTGACCCCCCTTCTCTCCCGCAAGACTTTGGGCCCCAAGACTGAGCGAAGGGGAAAACATCCGATAGCGGTCACCTCGACTTTCTCCCCCGAAAATGAAACTAGATCCCCCTGTCCCTCTATAAACATCACCTGAGAAGTTCACCTGACCCAAACTTCCAACGAGCTGATGACTGCCGCTCAAAGGAGGGATTAACCCTGGCTCTGTGGGCGGAGGTATCGGAGGCACCGGAGAAATCGCTGTCTCCTCCCGAGAGAGGAAAAGATGCGGTCCTGGACTGATACAACCCTCCCCAAGGCAGAGGAAACACCCCAGTAGGACAAAGCCTGGAGATATCCATTTCATACGCGATGAATGGTAAGGAAAAGTGTGTCCTAATGATATCGGCGCAAACCTGATGTTTTTGTCCGTTATTCTCCTACAAAAAGCAGGCTAAAAGCTGTCCTTATACTTTTCCCCTTGTACATATACTCGTCGCCTTGCTATTCTTTCTTCCGTGAAAATTCTATTCGTTTGCGAATACAATGCCTGTCGGAGTCAGATGGCAGAGGGTATGGCGCGAGTGTTCCTTCCAACCCATTTTTCTATTATGAGTGCTGGCCTCTACCCTGGTGAATTAAACCCGATTACGATCGAGGTCATGAAGGAGATCGGAATCGACATCTCACATCAGCGGTCGAAGCTGCTTGCGGAAGTGAAGGAGAAGCAGTTTGATCAGGTAGTTGTCCTTGCCGAACCGGCATGGGAAGCAATAGGGATGTTACAGATGGATCACAAAATGCTTTGGGCTTTTCCCGATCCAGCATCTGATCCCGGTGACACTGAAACGGTGAAGGGGCGAATCCGCAGGGTTCGGGATCTGTTGAAGGAGAGAATTTTAACATTATGAGGATTTCCCGTTTCTGGATTTTAATCGTTGGATCTTTGCTGGTCGTTGCCGTCGCCGTCTCCTTCGGTCATTTTCGGCGGGAACAGAACAGCCTTCGGGATGATCTCAATCGACGCGCCCGTGTGATCGCAAAAAGCCTCGCACCCCCTGCGATCCGCATCCTGAAAAATCCTCCCGCTGTTGATGAAGAAGATGTTGCGGAACGATTGGAGGGACAAGGTCGCACCCTTGGACTTATGGTTTGCGATCTTGAGGGGAAGTTGATCGCTCGATCATCAACGCTCTCCGACATCTTCACCTGTAACGATGAAGTCATGGCAACGTTGCAGAGCGGAAATGAAGCGGTGCTTCTGGATGAAACAGGGGGCCAGTCTCTTCATCGGTTGGTCACTCCATTGAAAGATCGGTCTAGTTCCCTTGTTGGTACTCTCACCATCGTTCATGACGCCACCTACATTACAAAACGGGTCATGTCGGCTGTTACCTGGATGACGCTTACCCTCGCCATTTTGGCGATTGTCATTGCCGTCGGAACTTATCTTGCTTCGCGTCGCTCATTTCAAAGATCGGTTGCCCATCTCCTCGACTGGATGAAATCGTCAAAGACCGAAGAGAACCTTTCTCCTCCCACCGAATCTCTTTTGAGGCCTGTCTCCAGAGAGGTTGAAAAGCTGACCGCCCGATTGAGGGCGGCCAAGGAGACGGCCAAAGAGGTTTCGGAGGCAAGTCAGGTGAGCAATCTCTGGACCGCGGCCCGTCTGAAGGCCCACGCTACATCTTCTATTGGAAACAAGTCACTGATCGTCGTTTCAAATCGGGAACCGTACATGCATGTTCGGCAAGAGGGTCAACCGCAGGTCATCATCCCGGCAAGTGGTCTGGTCACGGCGCTTGATCCTGTCCTTCGGGCGACCTCTGGCATCTGGATCGCCCACGGATCGGGGGAGGAAGACCGCGATTTTGTGGATAGCGAAGACAAGATCCTGGTCCCGCCGCAGTCCCCTCTTTATACACTCAGAAGAATCTGGCTCACGCGGGAGGAGGAAGAGCGGTACTATTATGGTTTCTCCAACGAAGCGGTCTGGCCTCTCTGTCACCTCACCCATCACCGGCCGCATTTTGAGGAGAAGGACTGGCAGTATTACAGGAAGGTGAATGAGAAATTCGCTGATGCCGTTGTGCAAGAATGCGGCAAAGAACGACCGTTTATTCTCGTCCAGGATTACCATTTTACCCTGCTCCCAAAGTTGATTCGTGAGCGGCGACCTGATGCCGTGGTTGGCTTGTTTTGGCACATCCCCTGGCCTACACCCGAATCGTTTCAAATCTGTCCTTGGAAGCGGGAGATATTAGAAGGGATATTGGGGGCAAACTTCGTCGGGTTTCATCTGCAATCGTTCTGTAACAACTTTCTTGATACTGTAAACAGTCTCCTCCCGGTGCGAATTGATTGGGATCGACCGGGCATCCTCCACGAGGAAGGATTAACGACAGTCAAGCCATTCCCGATCGGGGTTCAGCCGTGGTCGGAGCGAGGAATCGCCTCAGATGAAGTATTTCGCGAGAAGGCAAATATGTGGCGAAAGGAATTGGAGTTGAACACTCGGCGTCTGGTCGTGAGTGTTGACCGGCTCGATTACACCAAGGGGATACCGGAGAGGATCGGAGCAATTGATCGGTTTTTGGAAAAATATCCGGCCTATCGCGGAAAGGTTTCCTTTGTGCAACTTGCGGCCCCTAGCCGGGTTCACATTCCACGCTACCGGGAATTTGTGACAGAAGTTGAAGCCTTTGTGGAGCAGGTCAATTGGCGGCACGGAACCGAGGATTGGAAACCGATTCTCTTTCTCAAATCACATCACGATGCCGAGACGGTTTACACCTTTCTTAGAATGGCTGATGTTTGCATCATCAGTTCTCTCTCAGACGGGATGAATCTCGTTGCCAAGGAATTTGTCGCGGCACGAGAAAAAACAGATGGAGTTCTTATTCTCTCCGAGTTTGCTGGCGTGGCGCGTGAGTTTCAGGATGCCTTGCAGGTGAACCCTTATTCTCGTGCCGATTTTGCGGAGGTCATCCGGGTGGCCCTTGAGATGCCGATGGAAGAACAAAAAAGACGGATCGGCCGCATGAAGGCACAAGTCATAGAACATAACGTCTACGGATGGGCCGCAAGTCTTATTACTGAAATGACTCAGACCACGGAGGAAGTGTCTGCACAGAAAGTTCATTCGGTATTGAAAACAGCAAATAGCGACGAATCTCGTTGAGGCTAGACCCCTTCTCGTGTCTTTCTTTGATCTGGGCGACCCTTTAAAAAAACAATTTGAC
Protein-coding regions in this window:
- a CDS encoding OmpA family protein, whose translation is EREELKKQDQEAKQLADKIKKEKAELEKLRKEAPKKEKAKKIKKEKLSKKELKEKAQATAYFGVGGIDPTPEFLGPIREVALLLKQHPEVKPVRIEGHTDNTGSHTLNLALSLRRAEAVKEILIREGVDPSRIVTAGFNADRPVAPNITRRERQLNRRVEIFIGDKEKKRERHRIKEKELRKNIHTTAYFSVGANHPSQESTQWIRKAAALLREHPEIKEIAVEGHTDNIGDRSKNVDLSLQRAEAVKEILVREGIDPSRIMTFGFNADRPVAADNTPSERQLNRRVEIMVGDY
- a CDS encoding arsenate reductase ArsC, producing MKILFVCEYNACRSQMAEGMARVFLPTHFSIMSAGLYPGELNPITIEVMKEIGIDISHQRSKLLAEVKEKQFDQVVVLAEPAWEAIGMLQMDHKMLWAFPDPASDPGDTETVKGRIRRVRDLLKERILTL
- a CDS encoding trehalose-6-phosphate synthase, giving the protein MRISRFWILIVGSLLVVAVAVSFGHFRREQNSLRDDLNRRARVIAKSLAPPAIRILKNPPAVDEEDVAERLEGQGRTLGLMVCDLEGKLIARSSTLSDIFTCNDEVMATLQSGNEAVLLDETGGQSLHRLVTPLKDRSSSLVGTLTIVHDATYITKRVMSAVTWMTLTLAILAIVIAVGTYLASRRSFQRSVAHLLDWMKSSKTEENLSPPTESLLRPVSREVEKLTARLRAAKETAKEVSEASQVSNLWTAARLKAHATSSIGNKSLIVVSNREPYMHVRQEGQPQVIIPASGLVTALDPVLRATSGIWIAHGSGEEDRDFVDSEDKILVPPQSPLYTLRRIWLTREEEERYYYGFSNEAVWPLCHLTHHRPHFEEKDWQYYRKVNEKFADAVVQECGKERPFILVQDYHFTLLPKLIRERRPDAVVGLFWHIPWPTPESFQICPWKREILEGILGANFVGFHLQSFCNNFLDTVNSLLPVRIDWDRPGILHEEGLTTVKPFPIGVQPWSERGIASDEVFREKANMWRKELELNTRRLVVSVDRLDYTKGIPERIGAIDRFLEKYPAYRGKVSFVQLAAPSRVHIPRYREFVTEVEAFVEQVNWRHGTEDWKPILFLKSHHDAETVYTFLRMADVCIISSLSDGMNLVAKEFVAAREKTDGVLILSEFAGVAREFQDALQVNPYSRADFAEVIRVALEMPMEEQKRRIGRMKAQVIEHNVYGWAASLITEMTQTTEEVSAQKVHSVLKTANSDESR